A window from Streptomyces subrutilus encodes these proteins:
- a CDS encoding TerD family protein — translation MSPASAAPGLPDLSDLSDYAHEWALVDVETSGLIPRHHRVLQVAVVTLGPDGRQTGAFSTLLNPGCDPGPVHVHGLTAERLRGAPAFGEVAERIAALLDGRVLVAHNAQFDYDFLAHEFARAGLHLPVTRRLCTLALNRRVDPPTGDLRLGTLAAHYGVPQEKAHDALDDTRVLAGILRASLREAALLDLPLPLVACPPRQDARFAPKPPKTPCAYRNPGRLSAGNPLVQGMKIAITGETATARTALVARCAAAGLNVVGSVSRHTSALVAGDAASGSAKARRAAAEGVTVLDEPAFLRLLDDVRPGTAHEKPAPAPLASGPAPTPVAAPVPVAAPVAASVPAPRPAEATTAERPLAGRRVLVLGGTHPDASRARARIVALGGAAAVNLSASVTDVVLLSGGERDRRMARITSLRVPAHDAHWLAGPAAAATGSGRGPAPRVLPSGGVIDLPRAQGAERWHVSASWAQQTRCEIDLVAFVVDEEEQVSCDEDFVFYGAPESPNGAVRLLGDGPTEQTVAVDLATLPPAARKVVVCAAIDGAPAFGDVGPVQVVVAPGAGETPLAQVTVDAATTERTMLLAEVYRRGPLWRLRAVGQGYDHGLAALARSYGVDVAD, via the coding sequence ATGAGTCCCGCCTCCGCCGCCCCCGGCCTGCCCGACCTGTCCGATCTGTCCGATTACGCCCATGAGTGGGCGCTGGTGGATGTGGAGACGTCCGGCCTGATACCGCGACACCACCGCGTGCTCCAGGTGGCGGTGGTCACCCTGGGGCCGGACGGGCGGCAGACCGGCGCGTTCTCGACCCTGCTGAACCCCGGCTGCGACCCCGGACCCGTGCACGTCCACGGACTGACCGCCGAACGGCTCCGGGGGGCGCCCGCCTTCGGCGAGGTCGCGGAGCGGATCGCCGCGCTGCTGGACGGCCGGGTGCTGGTGGCCCACAACGCCCAGTTCGACTACGACTTCCTGGCCCACGAGTTCGCGCGGGCCGGGCTGCACCTGCCCGTGACGCGGCGGCTGTGCACGCTGGCGCTGAACCGGCGGGTCGACCCGCCGACCGGGGACCTGCGCCTGGGGACCCTGGCCGCGCACTACGGCGTACCGCAGGAGAAGGCGCACGACGCACTGGACGACACCCGGGTGCTGGCCGGGATCCTGCGCGCCTCCCTGCGCGAGGCGGCCCTGCTGGACCTGCCGCTGCCGCTGGTGGCCTGCCCGCCCCGGCAGGACGCCCGGTTCGCCCCGAAGCCCCCCAAGACGCCGTGCGCGTACCGCAATCCGGGACGGCTGTCCGCCGGGAACCCGCTGGTCCAGGGCATGAAGATCGCCATCACCGGCGAGACCGCGACCGCCCGCACCGCGCTGGTGGCGCGATGCGCGGCCGCCGGGCTGAACGTGGTGGGTTCGGTCAGCCGGCACACCAGCGCCCTGGTCGCCGGCGACGCCGCCTCGGGATCGGCCAAGGCCCGGCGGGCGGCGGCCGAGGGGGTCACGGTCCTCGACGAACCCGCCTTCCTCCGCCTGCTGGACGACGTGCGGCCGGGCACCGCGCACGAGAAGCCGGCCCCGGCTCCCCTCGCGAGCGGGCCCGCGCCCACGCCGGTGGCCGCGCCGGTGCCGGTGGCCGCGCCGGTGGCCGCGTCCGTACCGGCCCCGCGCCCGGCCGAAGCGACGACCGCGGAGCGGCCGTTGGCCGGCCGGCGCGTCCTCGTCCTGGGCGGCACCCATCCGGACGCGTCCCGGGCGCGGGCCCGGATCGTCGCCCTGGGCGGGGCCGCCGCCGTGAACCTCTCCGCGAGCGTGACGGACGTCGTCCTGCTGTCCGGCGGCGAGCGCGACCGCCGGATGGCCCGGATCACCTCCCTGCGGGTGCCGGCCCACGACGCGCACTGGCTGGCCGGCCCGGCCGCCGCGGCCACGGGGAGCGGCCGGGGCCCGGCGCCGCGGGTCCTGCCGTCCGGCGGCGTGATCGACCTGCCCCGTGCGCAGGGGGCGGAGCGCTGGCACGTGAGCGCGTCCTGGGCACAGCAGACGCGGTGCGAGATCGACCTGGTCGCCTTCGTCGTCGACGAGGAGGAACAGGTCTCCTGCGACGAGGACTTCGTCTTCTACGGGGCGCCGGAGAGCCCCAACGGCGCGGTACGGCTGCTCGGCGACGGGCCGACCGAGCAGACCGTCGCCGTCGACCTCGCCACCCTGCCGCCCGCCGCCCGGAAGGTGGTCGTCTGCGCGGCCATCGACGGCGCGCCCGCCTTCGGCGACGTCGGCCCGGTGCAGGTCGTGGTGGCGCCGGGCGCCGGCGAGACGCCGCTGGCGCAGGTCACCGTGGACGCGGCCACCACCGAACGCACCATGCTGCTGGCCGAGGTCTACCGCCGCGGCCCGCTCTGGCGCCTGCGCGCCGTGGGCCAGGGGTACGACCACGGTCTGGCCGCGCTGGCCCGCTCCTACGGCGTCGACGTCGCAGACTGA
- a CDS encoding dynamin family protein, producing the protein MDVRPQLLDALSALRDRVASVRLPLPLPGAPRARQTRAELLAQLDDYLVPRLKAPEAPLLAVVGGSTGAGKSTLVNSLVGRQVSEAGVLRPTTRTPVLVCHPDDHHWFAGMRVLPDLMRVWVPHGEEEDTPLGRSRGRADRGPGRTHATREMRIETVSTLPRGLAVLDAPDIDSLVVENRTLAAELMCAADVWVMVTTASRYADAVPWHLLRTAKQYRATLVTVLDRVPHQVLAEVSRQYGALLTRAGLGDVPRFTVPELPESAGGGGLLPASAVAPLFAWLAHHAQDPAARQYAVGRTALGALDSLGRRMPELASAVAAQYAASVRLASAVEDAYKREGRRVRNRLDRGAVLAGDALTRWRGYPLDTSADELLDSLAESLTALLQCAVAAADERIAEAWRREPAAGAVRLPAPDREAGERIGVAVRRWRRVLEELAEEEVAHLERQPAPDPDAVAALLVTALLGGKRARPAGEKLAERIGVQAAVRLRDRGGELVGDHLDQVLRAERDRRLAPLEALEVTPEPQAELIAALSVLQKER; encoded by the coding sequence TTGGATGTTCGGCCTCAGCTGCTCGATGCCCTGTCCGCCCTGCGCGACCGGGTCGCGTCCGTGCGTCTGCCGCTGCCCCTGCCCGGCGCTCCGCGCGCCCGCCAGACCAGAGCGGAGCTGCTCGCGCAGCTCGACGACTACCTCGTACCCCGGCTGAAGGCGCCGGAGGCGCCGCTGCTCGCCGTCGTCGGCGGGTCCACCGGGGCCGGTAAGTCCACCCTCGTCAACTCCCTCGTCGGGCGGCAGGTCAGCGAAGCGGGGGTGCTGCGGCCGACCACGCGCACACCGGTGCTCGTCTGCCATCCGGACGACCACCACTGGTTCGCCGGGATGCGGGTGCTCCCCGACCTCATGCGGGTCTGGGTCCCGCACGGGGAGGAGGAGGACACGCCCCTCGGCCGGTCCCGGGGCCGCGCCGACCGCGGCCCGGGGCGCACGCACGCGACCCGCGAGATGCGGATCGAGACCGTCTCGACCCTGCCCCGCGGGCTCGCCGTCCTCGACGCCCCCGACATCGACTCGCTCGTGGTCGAGAACCGGACCCTGGCCGCCGAGCTCATGTGCGCGGCCGACGTCTGGGTGATGGTCACCACCGCCTCGCGCTACGCCGACGCCGTCCCCTGGCACCTGCTGCGCACCGCGAAGCAGTACCGGGCCACCCTCGTCACCGTCCTGGACCGCGTCCCCCACCAGGTGCTCGCCGAGGTCTCCCGGCAGTACGGGGCACTGCTCACCCGGGCCGGGCTCGGCGACGTACCGCGGTTCACCGTGCCGGAGCTGCCCGAGTCCGCCGGCGGCGGCGGGCTGCTGCCGGCCAGTGCCGTCGCGCCGCTGTTCGCCTGGCTCGCCCACCACGCGCAGGACCCGGCCGCCCGGCAGTACGCCGTCGGGCGGACCGCGCTCGGCGCCCTGGACTCGCTCGGGCGGCGGATGCCCGAGCTCGCCTCCGCCGTCGCCGCGCAGTACGCCGCCTCCGTACGGCTCGCCTCGGCCGTCGAGGACGCGTACAAGCGGGAGGGCAGGCGGGTGCGCAACCGCCTCGACCGCGGGGCCGTCCTGGCCGGCGACGCGCTGACCCGCTGGCGCGGCTACCCGCTCGACACGAGCGCCGACGAACTCCTCGACTCGCTCGCCGAGTCCCTCACCGCCCTGCTCCAGTGCGCGGTCGCCGCCGCCGACGAACGGATCGCCGAAGCCTGGCGGCGCGAACCGGCCGCCGGAGCGGTGCGGCTGCCCGCGCCCGACCGGGAGGCGGGCGAGCGCATCGGCGTGGCCGTACGGCGCTGGCGGCGCGTACTGGAGGAACTCGCCGAGGAGGAGGTCGCGCACCTCGAACGGCAGCCCGCCCCCGACCCCGACGCCGTCGCCGCCCTGCTCGTGACGGCGCTCCTCGGCGGCAAGCGGGCCCGGCCCGCCGGGGAGAAGCTCGCCGAACGGATCGGCGTCCAGGCCGCCGTACGGCTGCGCGACCGCGGCGGCGAGCTGGTCGGCGACCACCTCGACCAGGTGCTGCGCGCCGAACGCGACCGCCGCCTCGCCCCCCTGGAGGCGCTCGAAGTGACCCCGGAACCACAGGCCGAGCTGATCGCCGCGCTGTCCGTACTGCAGAAGGAGAGGTGA
- a CDS encoding GTPase, translating into MTALTDRTDDRWDDGLIARSRPRPADPGAGPSDEPGAGGTENGGAEGDEGDDALVRALSGAGSGGGKAAAPPLSPEGQALRLRLDALRQLVGLSRTRLDGKTLAEAGRVLDEAAARRGLSPQHTVVAIAGATGSGKSTLFNSLAGVQISETGLRRPTTAAPIACSWSDGAAGLLDRLEIPGRLRRRPRESAEAELLRGMVLVDLPDLDSAVGAHRDHVDRVLALVDAVVWVVDPEKYADAVLHERYLRPLAGHAEVTFVVLNQVDRLPGEAADLVLDDLRRLLDEDGIALGEHDEPGATVLGLSALTGEGVGELRELLGQFTQEKGAATRRISADVDRAAVRLRPLYVADGHAGPEIGEVARAEFEDRLAEAVGAYAAGLAAERAWRRNAGKACGTPWLRLWRWYEGRRAPRSLGGLAVLASIGGRGAVAAQPPPEEEVTARQRVEQAVRVVADEAVVGLPDPWAQAVRETAVRGAEGLPEALDELAVTLGAAVAVPAVRPPRPAWWPAAVLGQAAMTLLQIFGGLWLAGQIVGVLEPRLMPPVLLMVAGIIGGPLVEWGCSLAARGPARRYGQDAERGLRQAAAGCGRARVLEPVAAELLRYREVREQYAAVAAGGSRLSTTRQ; encoded by the coding sequence GTGACCGCCCTGACCGACCGTACCGACGACCGCTGGGACGACGGGCTCATCGCGCGCTCCCGGCCCCGGCCCGCGGACCCGGGCGCCGGCCCGTCCGACGAACCGGGCGCGGGGGGCACCGAGAACGGCGGCGCGGAGGGCGACGAGGGGGACGACGCGCTCGTGCGGGCCCTCTCCGGGGCCGGGAGCGGCGGCGGCAAGGCGGCCGCGCCTCCGCTCAGCCCCGAAGGGCAGGCGCTGCGGCTGCGGCTCGACGCGCTGCGCCAACTGGTCGGGCTCTCCCGCACCCGCCTCGACGGCAAGACCCTCGCCGAGGCCGGCCGGGTCCTGGACGAGGCGGCCGCCCGGCGCGGCCTGTCGCCGCAGCACACGGTCGTCGCCATCGCCGGCGCCACCGGAAGCGGCAAGTCCACGCTCTTCAATTCACTCGCGGGGGTGCAGATCTCCGAGACGGGGCTGCGCCGGCCCACGACCGCGGCACCCATCGCGTGCAGCTGGTCCGACGGGGCCGCCGGCCTGCTGGACCGACTGGAGATCCCCGGCCGGCTGCGCCGGCGCCCGCGCGAGAGCGCCGAGGCCGAACTGCTGCGCGGCATGGTCCTCGTCGACCTGCCCGACCTGGACTCGGCGGTCGGCGCGCACCGCGACCACGTGGACCGGGTCCTGGCACTGGTCGACGCGGTGGTGTGGGTGGTGGACCCGGAGAAGTACGCCGACGCCGTCCTCCACGAGCGCTACCTGCGGCCGCTGGCCGGACACGCCGAGGTGACCTTCGTCGTGCTGAACCAGGTGGACCGGCTGCCCGGCGAGGCCGCCGACCTCGTCCTGGACGACCTGCGCCGACTGCTCGACGAGGACGGCATCGCCCTCGGCGAACACGACGAGCCCGGCGCCACCGTCCTCGGGCTGTCCGCGCTCACCGGCGAGGGCGTCGGGGAACTGCGCGAGCTCCTCGGACAGTTCACCCAGGAGAAGGGCGCCGCGACCCGCCGGATCTCCGCCGACGTCGACCGGGCCGCCGTGCGCCTGCGTCCGCTGTACGTCGCCGACGGGCACGCGGGTCCCGAGATCGGCGAGGTGGCGCGCGCCGAGTTCGAGGACCGGCTCGCCGAGGCCGTCGGCGCGTACGCGGCCGGCCTGGCCGCCGAGCGCGCCTGGCGGCGCAACGCCGGGAAGGCGTGCGGGACGCCCTGGCTGCGGCTGTGGCGGTGGTACGAGGGCCGGCGCGCCCCGCGCTCGCTGGGCGGCCTGGCCGTCCTGGCGTCGATCGGCGGCCGGGGCGCGGTGGCGGCGCAGCCGCCGCCCGAGGAGGAGGTGACCGCCCGCCAGCGGGTCGAACAGGCCGTACGGGTCGTCGCCGACGAGGCGGTCGTCGGCCTGCCCGACCCGTGGGCCCAGGCGGTGCGGGAAACGGCGGTGCGCGGCGCCGAAGGGCTCCCGGAGGCGCTGGACGAGCTGGCCGTCACCCTGGGCGCGGCGGTCGCGGTCCCCGCCGTGCGTCCGCCGCGGCCCGCGTGGTGGCCCGCGGCCGTGCTGGGCCAGGCGGCCATGACGCTGCTGCAGATCTTCGGCGGGCTGTGGCTGGCCGGGCAGATCGTGGGGGTCCTGGAGCCGCGGCTGATGCCGCCGGTCCTGCTGATGGTGGCCGGCATCATCGGCGGGCCGCTCGTGGAGTGGGGCTGCTCCCTCGCGGCCCGGGGCCCGGCACGGCGCTACGGGCAGGACGCCGAACGCGGACTGCGGCAGGCGGCGGCCGGCTGCGGCCGCGCCCGGGTGCTGGAGCCGGTGGCGGCGGAGCTGCTGCGCTACCGGGAGGTGCGCGAGCAGTACGCGGCGGTCGCCGCAGGGGGGAGCCGGTTGTCCACAACCCGTCAGTAG
- a CDS encoding single-stranded DNA-binding protein → MNDTQVTLVGHVATAVDYKETPNGAAARFRFAVTPRYFDRRKDAWADGTTSFYTVWARRTLAVNLAGSVSVGEPLVVHGRLRVRDDPPDGDGNRWFSADIEATAIGHDLNRGTAAFRRIVKADVPLMGNQRAPVG, encoded by the coding sequence ATGAACGACACCCAGGTGACGCTGGTCGGACACGTGGCGACGGCGGTCGACTACAAGGAGACGCCGAACGGCGCGGCGGCGAGGTTCCGCTTCGCGGTGACGCCGCGGTACTTCGACCGTCGCAAGGACGCGTGGGCGGACGGGACCACCAGCTTCTACACCGTGTGGGCGCGCCGGACCCTCGCGGTGAACCTCGCCGGATCGGTGTCGGTCGGCGAACCCCTGGTGGTGCACGGGCGGCTGCGGGTGCGCGACGACCCGCCCGACGGGGACGGCAACCGGTGGTTCTCGGCGGACATCGAGGCGACCGCCATCGGGCACGACCTGAACCGCGGGACGGCCGCCTTCCGCCGGATCGTGAAGGCGGACGTTCCCCTGATGGGCAATCAGAGGGCGCCGGTGGGCTGA
- a CDS encoding thioester domain-containing protein has protein sequence MSIAVPASSAPDSAPEPASRGAAAAAGRSGGAVSAAARSAARRPLAVALLAAALTAAPGATAAADTDPVGGRPAEGASAVLDGLKTYGQAVLRGGDGSVRQIPAGLYEMRVDGGGTLQTYGVGVEGNAQPQARYTEGGWSGSVLAGNGEAGRIRWVLEHSYPQLNDLAGLADAAGAGTLTAESAAAGTQVAIWRLADGAPVEAADPEAEKLADYLQRQAGQLPEPPASLALDPGHVTGPVGGRLGPVTVRTGARSVSVVPDADALALGVRVVDAEGRPLETAGNGTRLYFEVPAGTPDGTASVTVRGATKVPVGRVFTSGVPARAQIVAGSSESAAKAVASALWPQYEEARTAADGTTAPAGTPTGGPATTTLGSRSATLSPDSPDSPAASRLASSGSSAATPVIASLAVGLVVLGGMVVLLLRKRPHEEEEQA, from the coding sequence GTGTCGATTGCCGTTCCCGCATCCTCCGCTCCCGATTCCGCTCCGGAGCCCGCATCCCGCGGCGCTGCCGCGGCGGCCGGCCGGTCCGGTGGCGCGGTCAGCGCGGCCGCACGGTCCGCCGCCCGCCGCCCGCTGGCGGTGGCCCTGCTGGCCGCGGCCCTCACCGCCGCGCCGGGGGCGACGGCGGCGGCCGACACCGATCCCGTGGGCGGCCGCCCGGCCGAGGGGGCGAGCGCCGTGCTGGACGGGCTGAAGACGTACGGGCAGGCGGTCCTGCGCGGCGGCGACGGATCGGTCCGGCAGATCCCGGCCGGCCTCTACGAGATGCGCGTCGACGGCGGCGGCACGCTCCAGACCTACGGAGTCGGGGTCGAGGGCAACGCGCAGCCCCAGGCCCGCTACACCGAGGGCGGCTGGAGCGGCAGCGTCCTGGCGGGCAACGGGGAGGCGGGGCGCATCCGCTGGGTGCTGGAGCACTCCTACCCGCAGCTGAACGACCTGGCAGGGCTGGCGGACGCGGCCGGCGCCGGGACGCTCACCGCGGAGAGCGCCGCGGCCGGGACCCAGGTGGCGATCTGGCGGCTGGCGGACGGCGCCCCGGTCGAGGCCGCCGATCCGGAGGCGGAGAAGCTGGCCGACTACCTCCAGCGGCAGGCCGGGCAGCTCCCCGAGCCGCCGGCCTCGCTGGCCCTGGACCCGGGCCACGTCACCGGGCCCGTGGGCGGCCGGCTCGGCCCGGTGACCGTGCGCACCGGTGCGCGCAGCGTCTCGGTCGTCCCCGACGCGGACGCCCTCGCCCTGGGGGTGCGGGTGGTGGACGCCGAGGGGCGCCCGCTGGAGACCGCGGGCAACGGCACCCGGCTGTACTTCGAGGTGCCCGCGGGCACCCCCGACGGGACGGCCTCGGTCACCGTCCGGGGCGCGACCAAGGTGCCGGTCGGACGGGTGTTCACGAGCGGGGTCCCGGCCCGGGCACAGATCGTCGCCGGCTCCAGCGAGTCGGCGGCCAAGGCGGTGGCCTCGGCGCTCTGGCCGCAGTACGAGGAGGCCCGTACGGCCGCCGACGGGACCACGGCCCCGGCCGGCACGCCCACCGGCGGGCCCGCCACGACCACCCTGGGCAGCCGGTCCGCGACGCTCTCCCCGGACTCACCCGACTCGCCGGCCGCGAGCCGGCTGGCGTCCAGCGGGAGCTCGGCCGCGACCCCGGTCATCGCCTCCCTCGCGGTGGGGCTGGTGGTGTTGGGCGGCATGGTCGTGCTGCTGCTGCGCAAGCGCCCCCACGAGGAGGAGGAACAGGCCTGA